The Girardinichthys multiradiatus isolate DD_20200921_A chromosome 24, DD_fGirMul_XY1, whole genome shotgun sequence genome has a window encoding:
- the nhlh2 gene encoding helix-loop-helix protein 2, with protein MMLSPDQAEADISWTQSDPETMLNGLKSAGCTSDEPTEGEEQRSKCKAEQPLSREEKRRRRRATAKYRSAHATRERIRVEAFNVAFAELRKLLPTLPPDKKLSKIEILRLAICYISYLNHVLDV; from the coding sequence ATGATGCTGAGTCCGGATCAGGCTGAGGCGGACATCTCCTGGACCCAGTCCGACCCAGAGACGATGCTCAACGGCCTCAAGTCGGCCGGCTGCACCTCAGACGAACCGACCGAGGGCGAGGAGCAGCGGTCCAAGTGCAAAGCCGAGCAGCCGCTGAGCAGGGAGGAGAAGAGGAGGCGGCGGAGGGCCACGGCCAAGTACCGCTCCGCGCACGCCACCCGGGAGCGGATTCGGGTGGAGGCGTTCAACGTGGCCTTCGCGGAGCTGCGCAAGTTGTTGCCCACGTTGCCCCCGGACAAGAAACTCTCCAAGATCGAGATCCTCAGACTGGCTATATGTTACATCTCGTACCTGAACCACGTGTTGGATGTCTGA